AAGATGCTGACAAAGTGAAGCCAATCCTTCGACATCGGTTGCCTCCAGATCAAAGGGTATAAAGTGGTCCCCACTGGCTGCTCGCAGTGCAGTGACACCTTTCACACGTGCCGGCAACGCATCGTTATTTATGTAGGTCCCCGTTGTCTGCTTCAGCGTGTGGAtgctatatatttaaacaaagaagcatatattgcttttattatttcttgtgTACGCTAATATGGGGCACTGCGTACGTGAGTGTATATAAGTAGTTGAATTTAATACTTTCATTGACCTTGTAATTGCAACTTGGGTTTCAAATTCTGAAAGTACTTTTGGAAGCTAGTCAAACTCCCTTTGGGCGTCATCTGGCTTAGCTCGCCATTGgataatgtatttaaatcgGCTATAAGCAAAAGGtataagcattttttttttaaacagtgAACtccaaaaattaacaaataataattactgTTTGTGTTTGTCCGACATTTTTGAGCTAATTTTTCAATCAACCAAGCCTTAAGATATAGccaatttttacttaaatatcaCAATAAAATCCAACATCAAGCGAAGCAGAAAAAAACCTTAATGGGTTTTACCTAGTTTCGATGAGTACATTCAGAATCGGAATGCTAAACGACGGTTACACTCCAAACCCCTAAAAATGTAGCACAGTGTTAAATTTGTCGAATGTTCATGCTCGAAAGCATCCAAACGATTTTGTTAAGACATTTCTATTCAAACCAGTTACTAAAGTTTATCTTAATATATTCAcgggttgttttttttttttatgtataaagCATAACTTTATGgcaaaaaatcttaaaatataattctgCAAACTATGTTTAATGTGTCCCGATTATAACCTTAAACTAGCCGTGATCGGAGAAATtggaaatatgaaataaagtTACAGGCAGCACACAACCCAACGAGGACTTTGGTTTGTCCAAtctaattaacaaaaaaatgtaataggTAGGGAAACACGCCTATCCAGTACACTTGTATAACTTTTAAGTGAATTCAatattagttaaaattaaaggGAAACTTCAAAGTCATGACACATGAAAGTTTTAAGTACTATCACATAGCTTTGATTACGATCCACAAGTAATAAGTTTTTTGGCACAATAAGTCCTTTCAGTTATATTTTAAGAGGATTGTTAATAAATAGTATGCTTTTAAAGATCATCGGGGAACTATACTTATAGTTATTTTACAGAAGTGTAAATAATTCTGTAGTATGATCCTAGAATAGCTGATCCATGGGAATGGTAGTCATAGAAGAGTTCTTATATATACGAATCCTTGAGGATCATTATTCCTAGTTGCTGACCTTTCCATGAGTTTGTTGTTGCGCTGTGTGGCCAACATTTTGTGCTCTTTTAGCTGCTCCTTCATGACCGAATTCCTTTGTTTGGTGGCCTCCAGTTCCTGGGACAAGTCCTCCATGAATGAACAACGCTTTTCCATTTCCTCGCTGCGCTGCAGGATAACtttttgaaacttttccaCTTCCCGACGATGGCGAACGACTGCCTGTTTGGTATCCactaaatagtttaataaaaagcCACTAATTTAAATCGAAGCATGGGACACTTTGTGCTGCAACTCACCCAAATTGCTCTTGAATTTGGAGATATTCTTGATTACGTTTGCCTCACGAACTTCCAAGCGAATCTGTTTGTCAAAAATGGCCTTTAGCCGCTTCTCGTAAGAGGATTCATTCATTGTTATGGCCATTTGCTAACTTATATTGCTGCGTTttctttaattctttaaaaattcacCGCCTTTTGGCTTTCCAGACGCGTTTATTTTGCTTTCCAGTTAGAGATGGCCCATTGGCCTAGAGATGACACTTCCAGACAGTAAAAGAGCTGCCAGACCTCCAGATTTAGGTTTTGTTCGGTATATCGATAGTTGTCATCGGGCAGTCGCCTCTTGAGTCACATCTCTAGAAGCCggcaagcaaaaaaaatctgcAAGTCAAATTGGCAATGCAAAAACACTAAATCATCCAATTTTCTGCaacattttttgcaatttctaAAGTAATCAATTAATGCGTTTGCTGTTCGGCGCCCAGGCCATACGCAATCTTCTCGCTCGCACTTACAGCAGCAGCCGTTTTGGAAAGGTGAGCAAACAAGCAGGTAGAAATGTGCAAAAaccattttacaaaaaaagaaaactcgAACAAAGAGTCTAAAAATAGAGAATGGAGAATTTGCATAATACCGTAAGATATAGACATATTAGATTTGTTTTaccaaaattgttttgcaacGAATCGGTAAGATACcgccccccttttttttagaAACCCCGCGAATCGGTCAACGACCCACTTGTTGTTCTTGTCGCGCCGAATTCAAGGTCACGCTGgcatttcaaatttgaaattggtTCAATTATACTTGTATTGGGTATACAGACCATTAAACTTTATAAAGCATCGTAAAGTTACTTGGCAGAACCattgaaaattcatttttacagtagtttttagttttattgtcTTGTCATCGCCagaacagaaaataaatagtgctttttttaaactattccTTGTAATAAACTACCATTTAAGCcgaaaactaacaaaaatataatacattttattcttaaaattttttaaccaaattatGTATCTCtttcatatttataattatggtatttgtattgttttgttatttaattaggctttaaaaacactttataGGCCGAAagagttttaaatttagtagcctaatttgataaatatatttttttgccctCCCGTTTCTTTTCTCACATTAACTTATTTaagtttcttaataaaatactCATACGGGGTAaattaaacagttttaaatatgtttaagatgcacattattattttttttttttaaatcaatctTTTTATACCTGATTATCAGGTATCTTTTCTCTTATTAGTCCACACCAGCTTGCTCCTTCAGTTACTATTATAGCCCCCCATAACACAAACACCCTTCTTATCTCGCCGCTTTGAGCTCTCGTGATTTACGGGTGGCTGCATCAATTGACTGCCCCTGTGGTGCAAAGTCGTCGCCTGATAAGCAAGTGGGGCACTTGGAGTGGTAAACGCGAGATTAGCACCGATAAGATACCAGCAGTGGCTTATCGCTGGGATTGGGCAGGCATTCCCGGGTCTCGCAATCCGAATCTTTACTCATTCGCCAATCATCTTCTCTTCCAGATGGCCACGGACGTGAAGTTCAACGAAACGCTGAGCTGCAGCGATCCGCAGTCACATCCGGTGTTGATCATCGGCCAGCTGCGCCATCTCAATCTGCTGAAGTTCAGCCACCTGGAGAGCAAGCTTAGTCCGCGGGTCAGCGAGGAGACCTTCTCGCATGCCGTGGCCTGTCTGCATCCGGCTCCCACGGACAAGGTGTCCCTCTACCTGGACACGGCCACTCTGGCCGCCCTGCCGTTGAAGGCCTCCCGCCATAACACTGCCTCCCGGGCCCATGCCATCACCCGTCTGGTGAAGAACCATGTGCTGAACGTCGCCGAGGAGAGCGTGGTGCTCGTCTGCGAGCGGGAGAATCTCTTCGCCAGCGCCTGTGCGGTGGTCCGGGCTTTTCCTCTCTATTCCCGCAAAACGGGAAATCTGCACGCTGCTGCCACAGTTAAGCAGGAGTTCGGATGCGGTGATGATGGCGATGGTAACAAGGATGCACGCAACGTGGTGAACGTGGAGTTTCTGCTGATCAACAAAGAGGGCGGCGTGGGGTGCGAACCTCTGACGGCGGACGAAATAAAGTGCCTGAATGAGACGGCCCGGGGCATCCGACTGACCGCTCGCATCGTGGACATGCCCTGCAACGAGATGAACGTGGACCACTTCATCGAGGCCGTCGAGGAGGTGGGCAGGAAGCTGTGCCTCCAGCCGCAAGTAATCCGCGGCGAGGAGCTGAAGCAGCGCGGCTTTGGCGGCATTTACGGCGTGGGCAAGGCTGCGGCCGTGCCACCTGCCCTCGTGGTGCTCTCCCATCTGCCGAAGGGCGCCCAGGACACCATCGCCCTGGTGGGCAAGGGCATCGTCTACGACACCGGTGGCCTGAGCATCAAGGCCAAGACCGGCATGCCGGGCATGAAGCGCGATTGCGGTGGAGCGGCCGCCATCCTAGGCGCCTTCTACGCGGCGGTCAAGTGCGGATTCAAGGACAACCTGCATGCTGTCTTCTGCTTGGCCGAGAATTCAGTCGGTCCGAATGCCACACGGTGCGTTAAAGTAACAGATAAGCATGAATATTTTTCTAAGAAATGTGTTagaatacaattttgtatCTTGAGTATCTACACAGAAATCGTTGCTTCATGCGCATAGCTATGAAACACAACCACAAAGATTTTTCTGACACCTCgcaaagttttttattagatttaaatatgtgtat
This genomic window from Drosophila gunungcola strain Sukarami chromosome 3R, Dgunungcola_SK_2, whole genome shotgun sequence contains:
- the LOC128252704 gene encoding probable aminopeptidase NPEPL1 isoform X1; amino-acid sequence: MTPYVNAFFSYLIENQHQFPDIPKEEALRQAARNWNDLSSMEKRTYRTKIENRSESKKHNCSNRRHRRKMEKPKPTIFRLKRFCNLKATNAMATDVKFNETLSCSDPQSHPVLIIGQLRHLNLLKFSHLESKLSPRVSEETFSHAVACLHPAPTDKVSLYLDTATLAALPLKASRHNTASRAHAITRLVKNHVLNVAEESVVLVCERENLFASACAVVRAFPLYSRKTGNLHAAATVKQEFGCGDDGDGNKDARNVVNVEFLLINKEGGVGCEPLTADEIKCLNETARGIRLTARIVDMPCNEMNVDHFIEAVEEVGRKLCLQPQVIRGEELKQRGFGGIYGVGKAAAVPPALVVLSHLPKGAQDTIALVGKGIVYDTGGLSIKAKTGMPGMKRDCGGAAAILGAFYAAVKCGFKDNLHAVFCLAENSVGPNATRPDDIHTLYSGRTVEINNTDAEGRLVLADGVCFANKDLKANIILDMATLTGAQGVATGKYHGAVLTNSETWEEKSLQAGRKSGDLLAPIIYCPELHFSEFASAIADMKNSVADRQNAQSSCAGLFIAAHLGFDYPGIWMHVDMATPVHCGERATGYGVALLLTLFGGHTNSKLLQSIAPSDEEPPSKRLCRD
- the LOC128252704 gene encoding probable aminopeptidase NPEPL1 isoform X2 gives rise to the protein MRLLFGAQAIRNLLARTYSSSRFGKMATDVKFNETLSCSDPQSHPVLIIGQLRHLNLLKFSHLESKLSPRVSEETFSHAVACLHPAPTDKVSLYLDTATLAALPLKASRHNTASRAHAITRLVKNHVLNVAEESVVLVCERENLFASACAVVRAFPLYSRKTGNLHAAATVKQEFGCGDDGDGNKDARNVVNVEFLLINKEGGVGCEPLTADEIKCLNETARGIRLTARIVDMPCNEMNVDHFIEAVEEVGRKLCLQPQVIRGEELKQRGFGGIYGVGKAAAVPPALVVLSHLPKGAQDTIALVGKGIVYDTGGLSIKAKTGMPGMKRDCGGAAAILGAFYAAVKCGFKDNLHAVFCLAENSVGPNATRPDDIHTLYSGRTVEINNTDAEGRLVLADGVCFANKDLKANIILDMATLTGAQGVATGKYHGAVLTNSETWEEKSLQAGRKSGDLLAPIIYCPELHFSEFASAIADMKNSVADRQNAQSSCAGLFIAAHLGFDYPGIWMHVDMATPVHCGERATGYGVALLLTLFGGHTNSKLLQSIAPSDEEPPSKRLCRD
- the LOC128252706 gene encoding kinetochore protein Spc25; this encodes MAITMNESSYEKRLKAIFDKQIRLEVREANVIKNISKFKSNLVDTKQAVVRHRREVEKFQKVILQRSEEMEKRCSFMEDLSQELEATKQRNSVMKEQLKEHKMLATQRNNKLMESIHTLKQTTGTYINNDALPARVKGVTALRAASGDHFIPFDLEATDVEGLASLCQHLQSFNIDVSQWRQLVSLATEKSTDSRAPNTPPKEATKFNPIIEIDLTSPTS